ATGGCCTACCGCCATTTCTGGTGGTCGTTTCTAATGCCCGCTGCGGGGGCTGCACTCTCCTCGCTGTTTTTGGAAAAAATCGTCAAGGAAGGCGCCGGCCACGGGGTCCCCGAAGTCATCTACAGCGTGTCCCGGCGCGGCGGTCTGCTGCGCTTCCGCTCCAGCTACTCGCGACTGGTCTCGAGTTTTCTGACCATCGGCAGCGGCGGCTCGGCCGGGCCCGAAGCCCCGGTGGTGATGAGCGGTGCTGCCATCGGTTCCTCCATTGCCCGTCTTTTCAGATTAAACGAACGCCAGCGAGTCACCTTAGTGGGCTGCGGCGCCGCGGGGGCGATCTCCTCGATCTTCAATGCTCCGATTGCCGGTCTGGTGTTCACCGTGGAGGTGGTTTTGGGGGAGTGGACGGCCCTCAATATCGTGCCGATTGCCATCGCATCGGTGGCCGGGGCCCAAATCAGCCGAATTCTGCAGGGCAACCAGATCGCCTTCGCCCACCGCCAGTTTCCGGTGGATCTGCTCGACAGCCTGGCGACCGTCGGCCTGGCCGCTTTCACCGCCGCGGCGTCGATTCTGCTCACCTGGGCGCTGCGACGCTCCCACGGCGTCTCCACCCGCCTGCCGCTTCCACTGTGGCTGCGGGCGGCCTGCGGCGGGGCGGTGGTGGGTTTGATCGGCTTTTTTTTCCCGGTGGTCATCGGCGAAGGGTACCACTGGATCCGGGAAATGATCGAGGGGGCTTTCGTTTCGGGCTTCGGTCTTGCGCTGCTGTTCGTTCTCGCCAAAATTACGGCCACCGCCTTCACCCTGGGCTGGGGGGGATCCGGCGGGATTTTCGCTCCGTGCCTGGTAATCGGCAGCCTGGTGGGCTTGACCTACCACCGCCTGCTGCAGATCCTTTGGCCCGCCGCCGACTGGATCAACGAGGGCTGCTTTGCACTGCTGGGCATGGCTGGTCTGATCAGCGGCATGCTGCAGGCGCCCTTGACCGGCATCTTCCTGATCACCGAAATCACCGGCGGCTACGGGGTGATCCTGCCGCTGATCATCGTATCAACGCTTTCCACCACCATCTGCCACTACCTGGAACCAGCGTCCTTTTACCTCAAGGAATTGGTGGAACGCGGCCAACTGCTGCGTCCCGGAACGGACGGCCGGGTGCTGACCGATCTGAGCGTCGCGGAGCTGCTCGAAAAGGACTGCATCGCGGTCGCGCCCGACATGCTGCTGGGCGATTTTATCGAGATCTTGCAGAAATCCCGCCGCAACTATTTTCCGGTGGAGGATCCGGCCACAGGGACCTTTCTGGGGATGGTACACCTGGACGATATCCGGCCCTATCTCTTCAACGCCGGACTTTACCATGCCGTGCTGCTGGGCCAAATCATGAAAACCGGAATCGAGACGGTTCACCCGGACGATGATCTGCCCGAGATTCTCGAGCGTATGGACGCCAACCGCCTCTACAGCATGCCGGTGGTGGCCAACGAGCGTTTTTTGGGCATGATTTCCAAAGCCACCCTGCTGGATCGCTATCGCAAGGAACTCAAAGTCCAGACCACCCTGCAGTGAGGAGGCAGGACAGGAAAGGCTGGGGCTAATTTCCGACTTCCGTCCTCGGCTGCGCCGGCCGCGCGGACAAAAACCGGGTTTTGAAAGGGAATGCCATGGACATCCGCCTGTTTCACATTTTCAGGAACACGCCGCTGGGACGCGAAACGCTGCTGCAATCACTCTACTTCTGCCAAAAGGTGGGCACCTCGCTCTTGATCTACATTCCGCAGCACACCAAGTTTTTGATGTACTTCGAAAACGACGTGGTTCAGGTGGACCTCGACAGCTCGTACCTGACCGCGCCCCACAACGCCCGCCGGCATGCAGAGGAACTGGCCGAAAGTTGCGGCATGGTCCCATCCTTTTTCACGCCCAAGCATTTCACCGCCTCCACCCTGCCGGATATTCCCACCCGCTTCGAGTTCATGTGCTGTCCCCGCAGCATCAGCGACCTGCATTCCAAGATCGGCCTGGGCTACATCGGCCCGCGGGTGCGCCGAATCGTCAAGTCCGCCCGTTTCCCGGTCCTCATGACCAGCGGCGCCCACAAGGAGTGGCGGCGGATTACGGTCTTCTTCGGCGGCTCGGCCAACGCCGTCAAAGCCCTGCGGCTGGGTCTGCGGATCGGCCAAAAAACCGGGTACCCGCTGGATCTGTTTACCCAGGTGGAAAAGGGGGATGAGAAAGATTACCGCGCCGTCGTCGCCTCGGCCGGACTGGAAGCCGCCGTGGCCGAAGGGGTTCACCGCTGGCGGTTTTTCAAGGAGGGCAGTTTCGAGGAAAACCTCTACGAGGTGCCCCATGACGCCTTGCTGATCGTGGGCGCCTTCGGCCACGGGGTAATCCGGGATGTGATTTTCGGCAACATGATGGAAAAAATCCAGTCCATCATGCCCAACAATTTCCTCATCGCCGGCCCCCACTGCACCGCCGGCAGCTGAATTCGAAACGGTGTCGCCACAAAGCGGTCAAGCGGTCGCAGCCGATGGCCTGCTGATCCTGCACCCCGGTGCGCTGGGGGATGTGGTCGCCACCTTTCCCGCCCTGCTTGAGCTGCACCGACGGTTTCGGCCGCTGTCGCTCCTGTGCCAAGGCCATATCGCCGCCCTGGCGTCCCGCCTGGGGGTGATCGATGCGCCCCTGGCGCTGGAGTCGTCCGTTTTCGGCGCCCTCTTCGGTGCGCCGCCACATCCCCGCCTGCCGGATCTGCTGGGTTCCTGCGGCCGGGCGCTTGTTTTCTCGGCCTGCCCGCAGCTGGCCGAAAACCTGCGGCGCTGCCTGCCCGCAACGGCCCTGCACCCGGTGACACCCCGGCCGCCGCTGGACCGCAGAACCCATGTGCTGCAGCATCTCTATGACCAACTGGTGGCCTGCGGTCTGCTGGCGCCGGCTGCCCGCCCGGCCCCGGCGCTCCTCGTGTCCGCAACCCCCCAGCCCCCACCCCCCGGGGCCCCCATTCTGCTGCACCCGGGTGCCGGCAGCCTGCGCAAACGCTGGCCGCTGGCATCTTTCCTGACGGTTGCGGCCGGCCTCGAAGCCCGGGGCTTGCGGCCGGCCTTTCTACTCGGACCGGCGGAAGCGGACCTTGCCGAGCGGCTGCAGCACGCAGTGCCCCCCAACCGCCGGCTCCACCGCGTGGCGGACCTTTTCCAGCTGCAGCAGCTGCTGGGGGCGGCCGGCGGGCTGATCGGAAACGATTCGGGAATCAGCCATCTCGGCGCCTTTCTGGGCCTTCCCACGGTGGCCGTCTTCGGACCCTCGGACACCGCCCGTTGGGCCCCCAGCGGACCGGCCGTGACTGCCCTGCGGTCCGCGCCCGACTGCCCGCGGTGTTTCGAAACCGCCGCTGAAAACTGCCAGGAGGCCGTCTGCCTGAGCGGCACCCGCCCGGAGACGGTCCTGAAAGCCTTTCTGCCGCTTTACCACCAGGGATTTGACAAAAAATGACGACCGGCCGCACCCGCGGGGCTAGCGGGGCAGCGGTTGCAAGCGGGGCTCGCCGCGGAGTAAAAGCCTGGCGGTGTTTACCACCTGGGGGTTGTGGTCGGTCACCATCAGGCGCGGCAAAACCGCTGCGGCGCCTGCAACGACTTCCGATTTGAAGGCCTCAACCACCGTTTCGGCCAGGATTGCCGCGGCATCCAGCAGAACCACAGAGCGACCGAGCTTGTGCCCGATGACCGGTTGCAGCAGCGGCAGGAAAGCGCTTCCCAAAATCAGGGTGTCCACCTGGCGGACCTTCAGCGGGTGAAGGCACTTCTTGGCAATCCGCAGCGTCTCCGGTTTTTTCAGCCAGCCGGCGCAGATCAGGCTGGTCAGCAGCGGGCAGGCCCGGACGTGCACCCGGATCCCGGCCGAGAGGGCTTTCAAGCGCGCCGGATAACTCCCGGTCGCCACGGTTGCCGGCGACGCCACCACCCCGATGGCCCCCCGTCGGGAGCATGCCAGGGCCCGCCGGGCGGCCGGCTCCAGTGGGTCCCAGACGGGAACCGGGGTGCGCTCGCGCACCTCGCCGGGCAGACAGCTGGCGATGGTGCTGGAGGCGATCACAATGACGCGGGCGCCCTGGTCCAGCAGGTAGTGCAGGCCCTCGGCGGCAAACCGGCCAACCGTTTCCGGACTCTTGTCGCCGTATGGGCTGCGTGCGGTGTCCCCCCAAAAAAGGAGGGGCACCCCGGGAAGCCCCGCCGCCAGCGCCCGCACCAGGCCCAGCCCGCCGACCCCCGAATCCAGTATTCCGATCATGCCGCCCCCGCTGCTGCTGGCGGGTTGCCGCCGTAAGCGGCCGCGTGGTATGGTTGCGCCGTCAGCATACCCGACCTTCCCACCGCCTCAAGGAGGATGCCATGCCCCCAACTGGGGAACACCCTGCGATGAACCAGAAAATTTTTGCGCTGGGCTTACAGGTTGAAACCGTTTCGCTCTACCTGCTGTGCTGCGCCCTTGCCGATCAGGGGACCGCCATCACCCAGGAGAATCTCCAGAAGGTCTGGACCGACTCACCCCAGCGCCTGTCCCAAAGTCTGGCCGATTTGGCCGCCCGCAGGATTGTCGAACCGGCCGCCGCCGGCTTTCAACTGAACCCGCCGGATCGATGGCAGGCCTAAACGCCGCGCTTCCCGGAGGCCGCCGCCAAAACCCTCGCGACGCAGGCGGCGATCTGCTGCGGGCTGAAATCGGTGCGCATCCCCGGGCAGGAGGCCGCCATGGCAAACCAGTTCTCCGGGTGGCGCATGACGCCCCGGATAAACGGCCACTGGCGGCACATGCGCGGTTTCACCGGGTGAATCGCGCACAGCGCCTCGCGCCAGAAAACGCAGTAGCCGTTTGGCCCCTGCCCCAACACCCAGCGCGAACCCGACGGCTGGCAGTAGCAGGCGATCAAGCGCTCCGGGGAAGCCTTGAGGTAGCGGGCGATGGCCTGGATGTCGTTTTCTGAAACATAGGTGCCGCCAAAGCCCTTGCAGCACTCGCCGCACTGGCGGCAGGTGAAAAGGGTCTCGGGCGCTACGGGCGTCTCAGACACGGTGACGGCCCTCCATGGCCCGCTTGAGGGTTACCTGATCCACGTACTTGAGGTCGCCGCCGACGGGCACCCCCGAAGCTATCCGGGTCAGCTTGACGGCGCACCCCGCCAGGCGCTGGGCGATATAATCGGCCGTGGCCTCGCCTTCGATGCTGATACTGGTCGCCAGGATGACCTCGTCGACCTGCCCGCCGCCAACCCGCGCTACCAGTTCCCCGATCCGAATTTCGTCCGGCCCGACGCCGTCCAGGGGGGAGAGGACCCCCTGGAGGATATGGTAGACGCCCGTAAACGCCCCGGACTTTTCAATCGAGACCATGTCCGCCTGCTGCTCCACCACGCAGACCTGCCGGCTGTCGCGGGCCGGATTGCTGCAGATGCGGCAGAGTTCCCCGTCGCTGAGGGCGAAGCACCGGCGGCAGAGGCTGATGCGCTCCTTGATTTCCTGGATGCTGCGGGCCAGGGCGAGGGCCTCGCCGCGGGGCGCGCGCAAAACGTGAAGGGCCAGCCGCTCGGCAGTTTTTTCGCCGATCCCCGGAAGACGGGCGAAATTCTGGATAAGGGCCAGGATGGCGGCGGGATAGTGGTTCATGTCACACCAGTCCCGGGATCTTCATCCCCCCGGTGAGTTTGCCCATTTCCGCGGAGATCATCTCCTGGGATTTGGCCAGGGCGTCATTGACCGCGGCCAGGACCAGATCCTGCAGCATTTCGACGTCCTCGGGGTCGACGACCTCTTTCTCAAGCAAAATCGAGACGATCTGCTGTCGCCCGTTGGCGACCACCCTGACCATCCCGCCGCCGGCGGTGGCCTCGACGGTTTTTTCCGCCAACTCCTCCTGCATCTTGAGCATCTTGGCCTGAAGCTTCTGGGCCTGCTTCATCATGTTGCCTATATTCTTCATGATATTGATCTCCTTTTGTTGAAGGGGAAAACCGCCCGCCGGCAGCAGCTTCCCGCGGGTGGGGTCGGGGCGCTAAAGAATTTTGACCTCCACCACCTGGCCCTCGAAAACCTCGATGGCTTCGGACACCAGTGGGTGGTGGAGCGCCTCGTGCTTCAAGCGGGCAGCCTCGCGCTGCTTTTCACGCTCATCATCGCGGGCCAGTTCCTTCGTTCTGAGAACCAGTTTGCGGGGACCGCCGAAATAATCGCTGCAAAGCGCCTCGATGAGGGCGATGCTCTCCTTGCGCCGCGCCCGGTCC
The window above is part of the Desulfobacteraceae bacterium genome. Proteins encoded here:
- a CDS encoding aspartate/glutamate racemase family protein, producing the protein MIGILDSGVGGLGLVRALAAGLPGVPLLFWGDTARSPYGDKSPETVGRFAAEGLHYLLDQGARVIVIASSTIASCLPGEVRERTPVPVWDPLEPAARRALACSRRGAIGVVASPATVATGSYPARLKALSAGIRVHVRACPLLTSLICAGWLKKPETLRIAKKCLHPLKVRQVDTLILGSAFLPLLQPVIGHKLGRSVVLLDAAAILAETVVEAFKSEVVAGAAAVLPRLMVTDHNPQVVNTARLLLRGEPRLQPLPR
- a CDS encoding glycosyltransferase family 9 protein; amino-acid sequence: MSPQSGQAVAADGLLILHPGALGDVVATFPALLELHRRFRPLSLLCQGHIAALASRLGVIDAPLALESSVFGALFGAPPHPRLPDLLGSCGRALVFSACPQLAENLRRCLPATALHPVTPRPPLDRRTHVLQHLYDQLVACGLLAPAARPAPALLVSATPQPPPPGAPILLHPGAGSLRKRWPLASFLTVAAGLEARGLRPAFLLGPAEADLAERLQHAVPPNRRLHRVADLFQLQQLLGAAGGLIGNDSGISHLGAFLGLPTVAVFGPSDTARWAPSGPAVTALRSAPDCPRCFETAAENCQEAVCLSGTRPETVLKAFLPLYHQGFDKK
- a CDS encoding YkgJ family cysteine cluster protein; this encodes MSETPVAPETLFTCRQCGECCKGFGGTYVSENDIQAIARYLKASPERLIACYCQPSGSRWVLGQGPNGYCVFWREALCAIHPVKPRMCRQWPFIRGVMRHPENWFAMAASCPGMRTDFSPQQIAACVARVLAAASGKRGV
- a CDS encoding chloride channel protein, with product MRFWKSWRYPAHWPVPRLDDRLLLILAGAVVGTSSGLAAVALNRSLLWMLKSLMAYRHFWWSFLMPAAGAALSSLFLEKIVKEGAGHGVPEVIYSVSRRGGLLRFRSSYSRLVSSFLTIGSGGSAGPEAPVVMSGAAIGSSIARLFRLNERQRVTLVGCGAAGAISSIFNAPIAGLVFTVEVVLGEWTALNIVPIAIASVAGAQISRILQGNQIAFAHRQFPVDLLDSLATVGLAAFTAAASILLTWALRRSHGVSTRLPLPLWLRAACGGAVVGLIGFFFPVVIGEGYHWIREMIEGAFVSGFGLALLFVLAKITATAFTLGWGGSGGIFAPCLVIGSLVGLTYHRLLQILWPAADWINEGCFALLGMAGLISGMLQAPLTGIFLITEITGGYGVILPLIIVSTLSTTICHYLEPASFYLKELVERGQLLRPGTDGRVLTDLSVAELLEKDCIAVAPDMLLGDFIEILQKSRRNYFPVEDPATGTFLGMVHLDDIRPYLFNAGLYHAVLLGQIMKTGIETVHPDDDLPEILERMDANRLYSMPVVANERFLGMISKATLLDRYRKELKVQTTLQ
- a CDS encoding universal stress protein codes for the protein MDIRLFHIFRNTPLGRETLLQSLYFCQKVGTSLLIYIPQHTKFLMYFENDVVQVDLDSSYLTAPHNARRHAEELAESCGMVPSFFTPKHFTASTLPDIPTRFEFMCCPRSISDLHSKIGLGYIGPRVRRIVKSARFPVLMTSGAHKEWRRITVFFGGSANAVKALRLGLRIGQKTGYPLDLFTQVEKGDEKDYRAVVASAGLEAAVAEGVHRWRFFKEGSFEENLYEVPHDALLIVGAFGHGVIRDVIFGNMMEKIQSIMPNNFLIAGPHCTAGS
- a CDS encoding YbaB/EbfC family nucleoid-associated protein, with protein sequence MKNIGNMMKQAQKLQAKMLKMQEELAEKTVEATAGGGMVRVVANGRQQIVSILLEKEVVDPEDVEMLQDLVLAAVNDALAKSQEMISAEMGKLTGGMKIPGLV
- the recR gene encoding recombination mediator RecR yields the protein MNHYPAAILALIQNFARLPGIGEKTAERLALHVLRAPRGEALALARSIQEIKERISLCRRCFALSDGELCRICSNPARDSRQVCVVEQQADMVSIEKSGAFTGVYHILQGVLSPLDGVGPDEIRIGELVARVGGGQVDEVILATSISIEGEATADYIAQRLAGCAVKLTRIASGVPVGGDLKYVDQVTLKRAMEGRHRV